A single genomic interval of Zingiber officinale cultivar Zhangliang chromosome 4A, Zo_v1.1, whole genome shotgun sequence harbors:
- the LOC121970027 gene encoding trihelix transcription factor GTL1-like isoform X1: MQQQQSGGGPQFLSEMDATRPQVLVDPTQPPPQQQQQLAVEIPSPISSRPPPPPPPPQAAASFDELGSTVSGAVGFPDDEEAERGGPSGSRWPRQETLALLEIRSEMDAVFREATFKGPLWEEISRKLAELGYKRNAKKCKEKFENVHKYYKRTKDGRAGRQDGKTYRFFTQLEALHGGSGGGDATASTAIAAPPLTAAPPTTFSFTTASMSAPPAATRIQPFPVSSVAPSLLSTPTRLVPELGAPPRISSSAAFAAAPAGISFSSNSLTSSTSDSDSDEEMEQSGGNAEARKRKRTSSGSARRQMMAFFEGLMKQVMERQEAMQQRFLEAIEKREQERTKREEAWFLQEMGRLSRKQELLVQERTMAASRDTAVISYIQKITGQSIPLPPFSSLVPASSHPSHNPPPPAPPPPQPPPSILKHEAKRPAQVVTDGLRPQASPATQLTAISSEPQESPGPGSGTGFEQGASSSRWPKAEVHALINLRSGLESRYQEGGPKGPLWEEISAEMQRLGYNRNPKRCKEKWENINKYFKKVKESNKKRSEDSKTCPYFVELDALYRRKQFGNAGGISSLGAQQQEPFNTDPGTSQTAKEQLPLPLDPRLPQEQGKDEETNGGNSDTGGVVHVPTSNGGHTPSCFMDGGLTNKPEDIVTELIMEQRQHQGLEDVDDETESENTYPDDDQHPDDDADDEDSKQQYRIQFQRSTGGNGIVATTTTAAAAASGSSFLAMVQ; encoded by the exons ATGCAGCAGCAGCAGTCGGGAGGAGGCCCACAATTCCTGTCCGAGATGGACGCTACTCGACCTCAGGTGCTGGTCGACCCCACACAGCCGCCgccgcagcagcagcagcagctggCGGTCGAGATCCCCTCGCCGATCAGCTCccgtccgccgccgccgccgcctcctcctcagGCCGCAGCCAGTTTCGACGAGCTGGGTTCAACCGTATCCGGTGCCGTAGGCTTCCCGGACGACGAGGAGGCAGAGCGAGGCGGACCGTCAGGCAGCAGGTGGCCGCGTCAGGAGACGCTGGCGTTGCTCGAGATCCGGTCGGAGATGGACGCCGTCTTCCGGGAAGCCACCTTCAAGGGCCCTCTCTGGGAAGAAATCTCCAG GAAGCTAGCGGAGTTGGGATACAAGAGGAACGCAAAGAAGTGCAAGGAGAAATTTGAGAACGTGCACAAGTACTACAAGCGCACTAAAGATGGCCGCGCCGGCCGCCAGGACGGAAAGACCTACCGTTTCTTTACCCAGCTCGAGGCGCTCCATGGCGGTAGTGGCGGAGGCGACGCCACCGCGTCCACTGCCATCGCAGCGCCGCCACTAACGGCAGCGCCACCCACCACATTTAGCTTCACTACGGCCTCCATGTCGGCTCCTCCAGCTGCTACAAGAATCCAACCATTTCCCGTCTCATCCGTAGCCCCATCACTTCTCTCCACGCCGACAAGGCTGGTGCCCGAGCTTGGGGCCCCACCGCGAATCTCGAGCTCGGCTGCTTTCGCCGCCGCTCCGGCCGGGATAAGCTTCTCGTCCAACTCTTTGACCTCTTCTACGTCGGACTCTGACTCGGATGAGGAGATGGAGCAGTCCGGCGGCAACGCGGAGGCACGGAAGAGGAAGCGGACCAGTAGTGGTTCGGCTCGGCGGCAAATGATGGCTTTCTTCGAGGGATTGATGAAGCAGGTAATGGAGCGGCAGGAGGCAATGCAACAGCGCTTCCTGGAGGCGATCGAGAAAAGAGAACAAGAGAGAACGAAGCGAGAAGAGGCGTGGTTCCTGCAGGAGATGGGGCGGCTCAGCCGCAAGCAGGAGCTGCTGGTTCAGGAGCGCACCATGGCGGCGTCCCGAGACACCGCGGTTATTTCTTACATTCAGAAGATCACTGGCCAGTCCATTCCACTACCGCCGTTCTCCTCCTTAGTACCTGCATCTTCGCACCCTTCACATAATCCTCCTCCACCGGCGCCGCCTCCACCGCAACCACCGCCATCTATACTGAAACATGAGGCCAAGCGTCCCGCACAAGTGGTCACCGACGGCTTAAGGCCTCAAGCCTCGCCGGCAACGCAGCTTACGGCCATTAGCTCTGAGCCGCAAGAGAGCCCCGGGCCAGGCAGCGGTACTGGCTTCGAGCAGGGGGCGTCGTCGTCGAGGTGGCCCAAGGCGGAGGTCCATGCGCTGATCAATCTGCGGAGTGGACTCGAGTCGAGGTACCAAGAGGGCGGACCAAAAGGCCCTCTATGGGAAGAGATCTCCGCCGAAATGCAGCGCCTCGGGTACAACCGCAACCCCAAGAGATGCAAGGAGAAGTGGGAAAACATCAACAAGTActtcaagaaggtaaaggagagTAACAAGAAGCGGTCGGAGGACTCCAAGACCTGCCCTTACTTCGTCGAATTGGACGCTCTCTACCGCCGGAAGCAGTTCGGCAATGCCGGTGGCATCAGCAGCCTAGGAGCTCAGCAGCAGGAACCTTTCAATACCGATCCCGGGACTAGTCAAACCGCAAAAGAACAATTGCCCCTACCATTAGACCCACGGCTACCCCAGGAGCAGGGCAAGGATGAAGAAACGAATGGCGGAAATTCAGACACTGGAGGAGTAGTTCATGTTCCAACTAGCAACGGCGGACACACACCCAGCTGCTTCATGGACGGAGGATTAACGAACAAG CCAGAAGACATTGTGACGGAGCTAATCATGGAGCAAAGGCAGCATCAAGGGCTGGAGGACGTGGACGACGAGACCGAGAGCGAAAATACTTACCCAGATGACGACCAGCATCCCGACGATGACGCGGACGACGAGGACAGTAAGCAGCAGTACAGGATACAGTTTCAGCGTTCCACCGGGGGAAACGGGATTGTGGCAACCACgacgacggcggcggcggcggcctcAGGAAGTTCTTTCTTGGCTATGGTTCAGTAA
- the LOC121970027 gene encoding trihelix transcription factor GTL1-like isoform X2, whose protein sequence is MQQQQSGGGPQFLSEMDATRPQVLVDPTQPPPQQQQQLAVEIPSPISSRPPPPPPPPQAAASFDELGSTVSGAVGFPDDEEAERGGPSGSRWPRQETLALLEIRSEMDAVFREATFKGPLWEEISRKLAELGYKRNAKKCKEKFENVHKYYKRTKDGRAGRQDGKTYRFFTQLEALHGGSGGGDATASTAIAAPPLTAAPPTTFSFTTASMSAPPAATRIQPFPVSSVAPSLLSTPTRLVPELGAPPRISSSAAFAAAPAGISFSSNSLTSSTSDSDSDEEMEQSGGNAEARKRKRTSSGSARRQMMAFFEGLMKQVMERQEAMQQRFLEAIEKREQERTKREEAWFLQEMGRLSRKQELLVQERTMAASRDTAVISYIQKITGQSIPLPPFSSLVPASSHPSHNPPPPAPPPPQPPPSILKHEAKRPAQVVTDGLRPQASPATQLTAISSEPQESPGPGSGTGFEQGASSSRWPKAEVHALINLRSGLESRYQEGGPKGPLWEEISAEMQRLGYNRNPKRCKEKWENINKYFKKVKESNKKRSEDSKTCPYFVELDALYRRKQFGNAGGISSLGAQQQEPFNTDPGTSQTAKEQLPLPLDPRLPQEQGKDEETNGGNSDTGGVVHVPTSNGGHTPSCFMDGGLTNKKTL, encoded by the exons ATGCAGCAGCAGCAGTCGGGAGGAGGCCCACAATTCCTGTCCGAGATGGACGCTACTCGACCTCAGGTGCTGGTCGACCCCACACAGCCGCCgccgcagcagcagcagcagctggCGGTCGAGATCCCCTCGCCGATCAGCTCccgtccgccgccgccgccgcctcctcctcagGCCGCAGCCAGTTTCGACGAGCTGGGTTCAACCGTATCCGGTGCCGTAGGCTTCCCGGACGACGAGGAGGCAGAGCGAGGCGGACCGTCAGGCAGCAGGTGGCCGCGTCAGGAGACGCTGGCGTTGCTCGAGATCCGGTCGGAGATGGACGCCGTCTTCCGGGAAGCCACCTTCAAGGGCCCTCTCTGGGAAGAAATCTCCAG GAAGCTAGCGGAGTTGGGATACAAGAGGAACGCAAAGAAGTGCAAGGAGAAATTTGAGAACGTGCACAAGTACTACAAGCGCACTAAAGATGGCCGCGCCGGCCGCCAGGACGGAAAGACCTACCGTTTCTTTACCCAGCTCGAGGCGCTCCATGGCGGTAGTGGCGGAGGCGACGCCACCGCGTCCACTGCCATCGCAGCGCCGCCACTAACGGCAGCGCCACCCACCACATTTAGCTTCACTACGGCCTCCATGTCGGCTCCTCCAGCTGCTACAAGAATCCAACCATTTCCCGTCTCATCCGTAGCCCCATCACTTCTCTCCACGCCGACAAGGCTGGTGCCCGAGCTTGGGGCCCCACCGCGAATCTCGAGCTCGGCTGCTTTCGCCGCCGCTCCGGCCGGGATAAGCTTCTCGTCCAACTCTTTGACCTCTTCTACGTCGGACTCTGACTCGGATGAGGAGATGGAGCAGTCCGGCGGCAACGCGGAGGCACGGAAGAGGAAGCGGACCAGTAGTGGTTCGGCTCGGCGGCAAATGATGGCTTTCTTCGAGGGATTGATGAAGCAGGTAATGGAGCGGCAGGAGGCAATGCAACAGCGCTTCCTGGAGGCGATCGAGAAAAGAGAACAAGAGAGAACGAAGCGAGAAGAGGCGTGGTTCCTGCAGGAGATGGGGCGGCTCAGCCGCAAGCAGGAGCTGCTGGTTCAGGAGCGCACCATGGCGGCGTCCCGAGACACCGCGGTTATTTCTTACATTCAGAAGATCACTGGCCAGTCCATTCCACTACCGCCGTTCTCCTCCTTAGTACCTGCATCTTCGCACCCTTCACATAATCCTCCTCCACCGGCGCCGCCTCCACCGCAACCACCGCCATCTATACTGAAACATGAGGCCAAGCGTCCCGCACAAGTGGTCACCGACGGCTTAAGGCCTCAAGCCTCGCCGGCAACGCAGCTTACGGCCATTAGCTCTGAGCCGCAAGAGAGCCCCGGGCCAGGCAGCGGTACTGGCTTCGAGCAGGGGGCGTCGTCGTCGAGGTGGCCCAAGGCGGAGGTCCATGCGCTGATCAATCTGCGGAGTGGACTCGAGTCGAGGTACCAAGAGGGCGGACCAAAAGGCCCTCTATGGGAAGAGATCTCCGCCGAAATGCAGCGCCTCGGGTACAACCGCAACCCCAAGAGATGCAAGGAGAAGTGGGAAAACATCAACAAGTActtcaagaaggtaaaggagagTAACAAGAAGCGGTCGGAGGACTCCAAGACCTGCCCTTACTTCGTCGAATTGGACGCTCTCTACCGCCGGAAGCAGTTCGGCAATGCCGGTGGCATCAGCAGCCTAGGAGCTCAGCAGCAGGAACCTTTCAATACCGATCCCGGGACTAGTCAAACCGCAAAAGAACAATTGCCCCTACCATTAGACCCACGGCTACCCCAGGAGCAGGGCAAGGATGAAGAAACGAATGGCGGAAATTCAGACACTGGAGGAGTAGTTCATGTTCCAACTAGCAACGGCGGACACACACCCAGCTGCTTCATGGACGGAGGATTAACGAACAAG AAGACATTGTGA